In Rhodovulum sulfidophilum DSM 1374, the following are encoded in one genomic region:
- a CDS encoding virulence factor: MPELVIVYWRDIPAQVIVGRGRRAAKRVLPVRFEKAIDRCAMRVGAKDSDAYLAEWRRSEPVEREGDPTMLATAEAERIEAEYDAARLGKLIAASGWQQS; encoded by the coding sequence ATGCCCGAACTCGTCATCGTCTACTGGCGCGACATACCGGCGCAGGTCATCGTGGGACGGGGCCGCCGCGCCGCGAAACGGGTGCTGCCGGTGCGCTTCGAGAAGGCCATCGACCGCTGTGCGATGCGGGTGGGCGCGAAGGACAGCGACGCCTATCTCGCCGAATGGCGCCGCTCGGAGCCTGTCGAGCGCGAGGGCGATCCGACGATGCTGGCCACCGCCGAAGCAGAGCGGATCGAGGCCGAATATGACGCGGCAAGACTTGGGAAGCTGATCGCCGCTTCCGGCTGGCAACAGTCGTGA
- a CDS encoding Ppx/GppA phosphatase family protein — protein MAPRRPNGAGAFPKAVETPAPVPPDPATLYAALDLGTNSCRMLIAQPKGSQFHVVDSFSKSVQLGTGLEGSGRLSRASMARTVQALRVCKGKLETHAVERMRLIATEACRRAENAREFIKMVRRETGLRLEIIQPEEEARLAVVSCAPLVSTKTEQLLVVDIGGGSTELVWIDLSMVPRPERPRAIMRLHAGFHSETGPFPAARVVDWISVPLGVATLKEQFDDVEDDHARFALMSWFFEENLAEFSPYSAEQTKDGFQIIGTSGTVTTVAATHLGLRRYDRTKVDGLRMTSGQIDEVIRKYLELGPEGRRADPRIGRDRHALIMSGAAILQALMRVWPTDRMSVADRGLREGLLYAQMSADGVLEEGPF, from the coding sequence ATGGCGCCCAGGCGTCCGAATGGTGCGGGCGCGTTTCCCAAGGCGGTAGAGACCCCCGCGCCAGTTCCGCCAGATCCTGCGACGCTTTATGCCGCTCTGGATCTCGGAACGAACAGTTGTCGTATGCTGATTGCCCAACCCAAGGGCAGTCAGTTTCATGTCGTGGACAGCTTTTCGAAATCGGTCCAGCTCGGAACCGGTCTCGAAGGCTCCGGCCGGCTGAGCCGGGCGTCGATGGCGCGCACGGTCCAGGCGCTCAGGGTCTGCAAGGGCAAGCTTGAGACCCATGCCGTCGAACGGATGCGGCTGATCGCGACCGAGGCCTGTCGCCGTGCAGAGAATGCGCGCGAATTCATCAAGATGGTGCGTCGCGAGACCGGGCTGCGGCTCGAAATCATCCAGCCCGAGGAAGAGGCCCGGCTGGCGGTGGTTTCCTGCGCGCCGCTGGTCTCGACCAAGACCGAGCAGTTGCTGGTCGTCGATATCGGCGGCGGCTCGACCGAGCTTGTCTGGATCGATCTCTCGATGGTGCCGCGGCCAGAGCGGCCCCGCGCGATCATGCGGCTGCATGCGGGCTTTCACAGCGAGACCGGGCCGTTTCCGGCGGCCCGCGTGGTCGACTGGATCTCGGTGCCGCTGGGGGTCGCGACGCTGAAGGAGCAGTTCGACGATGTCGAGGACGATCACGCCCGCTTCGCGCTGATGAGCTGGTTCTTCGAGGAGAACCTGGCCGAGTTCTCGCCCTATTCGGCCGAGCAGACCAAGGACGGGTTCCAGATCATCGGCACCTCGGGCACGGTGACGACGGTGGCCGCGACCCATCTGGGGCTCCGGCGCTATGACCGGACCAAGGTCGACGGGCTTCGGATGACCTCGGGCCAGATCGACGAGGTGATCCGCAAGTATCTCGAGCTTGGCCCCGAGGGGCGGCGGGCCGATCCCCGGATCGGGCGCGACCGGCATGCGCTGATCATGTCGGGGGCGGCGATCCTGCAGGCGCTGATGCGGGTCTGGCCGACCGACCGGATGTCGGTGGCCGATCGCGGTCTGCGCGAGGGCCTGCTTTATGCGCAGATGAGCGCGGACGGGGTTCTGGAGGAGGGGCCGTTCTGA
- a CDS encoding 5,10-methylenetetrahydrofolate reductase codes for MALLNFRKCDRATGRTAGQTSGKTADQTGPMADFVRGYSIEVMPKTAAKVADFRALLPAGTRVYIAHLDGTPIEEMVATARRLTEEGFVPMPHFAARSITDRAMLADWIARYAGEAGVREGLILAGGIPTPKGEFHSSMQLLETGLFDRAGFVRLHVAGHPEGSRDIDPDGSERNMMEALGWKQAFAARTDAEMAVVTQFAFEAAPVIAWADRVRDRGIDLPIHIGVAGPAKLQTLVKYAIACGVGPSLAVLQRRARDVSKLVLPFTPDGFLNDLAEAARRRADFPIAGAHFFPLGGIATNTRWLAAHGLAPAQDS; via the coding sequence ATGGCACTGCTGAATTTCAGAAAATGCGACAGGGCGACCGGACGGACGGCAGGCCAGACGTCAGGTAAGACGGCGGACCAGACGGGGCCGATGGCCGACTTCGTCCGGGGCTATTCGATCGAGGTGATGCCGAAGACGGCCGCCAAGGTCGCCGATTTCCGCGCGCTGCTGCCGGCCGGGACCCGCGTCTATATCGCCCATCTCGACGGCACCCCGATCGAGGAGATGGTGGCGACCGCCCGGCGGCTGACCGAGGAAGGCTTCGTGCCGATGCCCCATTTCGCGGCCCGTTCGATTACCGACCGCGCCATGCTTGCCGACTGGATCGCGCGCTATGCGGGCGAGGCCGGGGTCCGCGAGGGACTGATCCTCGCGGGCGGCATCCCGACGCCGAAGGGAGAGTTCCACTCCTCGATGCAGTTGCTCGAGACCGGGCTCTTCGACCGCGCGGGGTTCGTCCGGCTGCATGTTGCCGGCCATCCCGAGGGCAGCCGCGACATCGACCCCGACGGATCCGAACGCAACATGATGGAGGCGCTCGGCTGGAAACAGGCCTTCGCCGCGCGGACCGATGCCGAGATGGCCGTCGTCACGCAATTCGCCTTCGAGGCCGCCCCGGTGATCGCCTGGGCCGACCGGGTCCGGGACCGGGGCATCGATCTGCCCATCCATATCGGCGTGGCGGGCCCGGCCAAGCTGCAGACCCTGGTCAAATATGCCATCGCCTGCGGCGTCGGGCCCTCGCTCGCCGTGCTGCAGCGCCGGGCGCGGGATGTCAGCAAGCTGGTGCTGCCCTTCACGCCCGACGGGTTTCTCAACGACCTGGCGGAGGCCGCCCGGCGCCGCGCCGATTTCCCGATTGCCGGGGCCCATTTCTTCCCGCTCGGGGGGATCGCGACCAACACCCGGTGGCTGGCCGCACACGGCCTCGCCCCCGCCCAGGACAGCTGA
- a CDS encoding methyltetrahydrofolate cobalamin methyltransferase, which translates to MTRTVLESKTRTVTIGFDEPFCVIGERINPTGRKKLAAELEAGDFSTVEKDALEQVACGAMVLDVNAGVVYNSNPDPNQTEPPLMRQVIELVQGLVDVPLCIDSSVPAALEAGLAAAQGRPLLNSVTGEEERLERVLPLVRKYNVPVVAISNDDTGISEDPDVRFAVAKKIVERAADFGIPACDIVVDPLVMPVGAMASAGRQVFALVRRLRDELGVNTTCGASNISFGLPQRHGVNAAFLPMAISAGMTSAIMNPVRPVEMEAIRAANLLMNHDANGADWIRFSRVLDGIAAGASFAEASTAVTAAGSGRRRRRG; encoded by the coding sequence ATGACCCGTACCGTTCTCGAGTCGAAGACCCGGACCGTCACCATCGGCTTCGACGAGCCGTTCTGCGTGATCGGCGAACGCATCAACCCGACCGGCCGCAAGAAGCTGGCGGCCGAACTGGAGGCCGGCGATTTCTCGACCGTCGAGAAGGACGCGCTGGAGCAGGTGGCCTGCGGGGCCATGGTGCTCGATGTGAATGCGGGCGTCGTCTACAATTCGAACCCCGACCCGAACCAGACCGAACCGCCGCTGATGCGCCAGGTGATCGAGCTGGTGCAGGGGCTGGTCGATGTACCGCTCTGTATCGACTCGTCGGTTCCCGCGGCGCTCGAAGCGGGTCTGGCCGCGGCCCAGGGTCGGCCGCTGCTGAATTCGGTGACCGGCGAGGAGGAACGGCTCGAACGGGTGCTGCCCCTGGTGCGCAAATACAACGTGCCGGTGGTGGCGATCTCGAATGACGATACCGGGATTTCCGAAGACCCCGATGTGCGCTTTGCGGTGGCGAAGAAGATCGTCGAGCGCGCCGCCGATTTCGGCATCCCGGCCTGCGATATCGTGGTCGATCCGCTGGTGATGCCGGTCGGGGCCATGGCCAGCGCCGGACGGCAGGTCTTTGCCCTGGTGCGGCGGCTTCGCGACGAGCTGGGGGTGAATACCACCTGCGGCGCCTCGAACATTTCCTTCGGACTGCCCCAGCGCCATGGCGTGAACGCCGCCTTCCTGCCGATGGCGATCTCGGCCGGAATGACCTCGGCGATCATGAACCCTGTCCGCCCGGTCGAGATGGAGGCGATCCGGGCGGCCAACCTGCTGATGAACCACGACGCCAATGGCGCGGACTGGATCCGCTTCTCGCGGGTGCTCGACGGGATCGCGGCAGGGGCGAGCTTTGCCGAGGCCTCGACTGCGGTTACGGCGGCGGGCAGCGGCCGACGGCGGCGGCGCGGTTGA